A part of Kiritimatiellia bacterium genomic DNA contains:
- a CDS encoding universal stress protein codes for MKRILAAVDFSPVTGDLIRVVAALSRAFHADVRLIHAVPPEPDFVGYEAGPATVRERIAAEYRAARQQLHAIEESLRDETPAVSALVVQGDPVQKILAAAQEFGADLLVMGSHGHGALYDLLVGSVASGVLKHARCPVLVVPSRRPT; via the coding sequence GTGAAACGGATCTTGGCGGCGGTGGACTTCTCGCCGGTCACCGGCGATCTGATCCGAGTGGTCGCCGCGCTCTCGCGCGCGTTCCACGCCGACGTACGGCTGATTCATGCCGTCCCTCCGGAGCCCGATTTCGTGGGTTACGAGGCCGGTCCGGCGACGGTGCGCGAGCGCATTGCCGCTGAATATCGGGCTGCGCGGCAGCAGCTCCATGCCATTGAGGAAAGCCTCCGCGACGAGACGCCCGCAGTCAGTGCGCTGGTCGTGCAGGGCGACCCGGTCCAGAAGATCCTTGCGGCCGCTCAAGAGTTCGGCGCCGACCTTCTCGTGATGGGCTCTCACGGGCATGGAGCGCTCTACGATCTGCTGGTGGGGAGTGTCGCCTCCGGCGTGCTCAAACATGCACGGTGCCCCGTGCTGGTAGTTCCGTCGCGACGGCCCACGTGA
- a CDS encoding ROK family protein, producing the protein MTFGQGKATLRMAGEHNRKLVFQILRRFRRASRQQISEITGLHRSTLSKIMAEFLSSGLAREVGPVQPPRRRVGKRQIHVELCGEAGWTLGFGLSPGFAQMAVVDVAGGLVGSTQFEIERDLAKVPATLKVRADEWFSSHPTPAGRFFGVGVAVTGITDPDSGVVIYSEGFRVRNHPLAAAVREVFGARTTIDNDARAEAIAHLNQPTVPTGSDLLFLYLRHREVGDRVEFTDVGAAIVLGGRVFRGSHRGAGEIWGDLRPALPPPVTMAELRMIETPDAAINDHVEAVVEALAPIAATLAGFMDPDTVVLGGTVDWRNRTVLNVLEARLNERIRPWYAERRIRVECAEVPAAGAAYGAALLAMDEVPGDELFGTPAAREMAVQARRRHRRRRNRRRRAITPPTEPPAVGALVPGQTATTEPA; encoded by the coding sequence ATGACGTTTGGGCAAGGCAAGGCAACGCTTCGAATGGCGGGCGAGCACAATCGCAAGCTTGTCTTTCAAATCTTGAGAAGGTTCCGGAGAGCTTCACGTCAACAAATCTCTGAAATCACGGGTCTGCATCGATCGACGCTCTCGAAGATCATGGCCGAGTTTTTGTCGAGCGGGCTTGCGCGCGAAGTGGGCCCCGTACAGCCGCCGAGGCGAAGGGTTGGCAAGCGGCAGATTCATGTGGAGCTTTGCGGGGAGGCGGGCTGGACACTGGGGTTTGGGTTGAGTCCCGGTTTTGCGCAAATGGCGGTGGTGGATGTCGCCGGTGGGTTGGTGGGCTCGACCCAGTTCGAAATTGAGCGGGATCTGGCGAAGGTGCCGGCGACGCTGAAAGTGCGGGCGGACGAGTGGTTCTCTTCGCACCCGACCCCGGCGGGACGCTTTTTCGGGGTTGGGGTCGCAGTGACCGGCATTACCGATCCGGACTCGGGTGTTGTGATCTACTCCGAGGGCTTCCGGGTGCGGAATCATCCGTTGGCCGCTGCCGTTCGGGAGGTGTTTGGCGCGCGCACAACCATTGACAATGACGCGCGGGCGGAGGCGATCGCGCACCTGAACCAGCCGACCGTGCCGACGGGATCAGATCTGCTGTTTTTGTATCTTCGGCACCGAGAGGTCGGCGATCGGGTTGAATTCACGGATGTGGGCGCCGCGATTGTGCTGGGCGGTCGAGTGTTCCGCGGCAGTCATCGCGGGGCCGGTGAGATTTGGGGAGATCTACGCCCGGCTCTGCCGCCGCCAGTGACCATGGCGGAGTTGAGAATGATTGAGACGCCAGACGCGGCGATCAATGACCACGTGGAGGCGGTGGTGGAGGCGCTGGCCCCGATTGCAGCGACTCTGGCAGGTTTTATGGATCCGGATACGGTGGTGCTTGGGGGCACAGTGGATTGGCGGAACCGAACGGTTCTGAATGTGCTCGAGGCGCGCCTGAATGAGCGCATCCGGCCATGGTATGCGGAACGGCGAATACGGGTGGAATGTGCGGAAGTGCCGGCAGCCGGCGCGGCCTACGGTGCGGCGCTGCTTGCGATGGATGAAGTGCCCGGTGACGAGTTGTTCGGCACTCCTGCCGCGCGTGAAATGGCAGTCCAAGCGCGCCGGCGCCATCGTCGCCGTCGGAACCGGCGCCGGCGAGCGATCACTCCGCCGACGGAGCCGCCCGCGGTCGGGGCCCTCGTTCCCGGCCAGACGGCCACGACAGAACCGGCCTGA
- a CDS encoding NAD(P)H-dependent oxidoreductase, giving the protein MCQVLVVYASDWGHTKRMAEAVAEGVLSVSGTRVEVKSAEAATADDLVAADAVVVGTPVHMGSPDWRVKRWIDQACSALWLKDAMVGKVGAVFATGSGFGNAGGGCELAMLALLSNFAELGMIIVPLPKNTPGYARGGLHWGPYGRSASETMTPGELSAEALETARRHGANVARVAAAVSKARLLGG; this is encoded by the coding sequence ATGTGCCAGGTGCTGGTCGTGTACGCATCCGATTGGGGGCATACGAAACGAATGGCCGAAGCGGTCGCAGAGGGCGTTCTCTCGGTGTCCGGGACACGGGTGGAGGTGAAGAGTGCAGAGGCGGCAACCGCAGACGATCTGGTCGCGGCCGATGCGGTTGTGGTCGGTACCCCGGTCCACATGGGCAGCCCCGACTGGCGCGTGAAACGGTGGATTGACCAGGCGTGTAGTGCGCTCTGGCTGAAGGACGCGATGGTGGGCAAGGTCGGCGCGGTGTTTGCCACCGGCAGCGGCTTCGGCAATGCAGGTGGCGGCTGTGAGCTGGCGATGCTGGCGCTGCTGTCCAATTTTGCGGAACTCGGGATGATCATCGTGCCGTTGCCCAAAAACACGCCGGGATACGCGCGGGGCGGTCTGCACTGGGGGCCGTACGGGCGTTCGGCGTCTGAGACGATGACCCCTGGCGAGCTGTCCGCGGAAGCTTTGGAGACGGCTCGACGGCACGGGGCCAATGTCGCACGGGTCGCGGCGGCAGTGAGCAAGGCTCGTCTGCTGGGCGGCTGA
- a CDS encoding ABC transporter permease, with protein sequence MHHAQATPPRETLAEVWRWRFAIANLMRADFCARYRNMSLGVAWSLLNPLVLLGMFAFVFTYGVQGVHRPYFPVFLLLGIVPYNFFSLSLAAATPSLQFNAAIVKRVPFPRVLLPVATVCSQALHFAVQLALLGLFVLFWRVPPTAHWLWLPLLAGLELAWVAGAATLACMLNVRVRDMRYLVESGLVVLFWLTPVFYSADAVRLRAPRWLWHVYSMNPLVGIIEGARRAVLDGRPPDFSTLSVAATVTALTLATASLAARWIGPTCADEL encoded by the coding sequence ATGCACCACGCGCAAGCGACACCGCCCCGGGAAACTCTCGCCGAAGTCTGGCGCTGGCGGTTTGCGATCGCGAATCTGATGCGGGCGGATTTTTGCGCGCGATACCGGAACATGTCGCTCGGTGTCGCGTGGTCGCTCCTCAACCCGCTGGTGCTGCTGGGCATGTTCGCGTTCGTGTTTACCTACGGGGTGCAGGGCGTTCATCGGCCCTATTTCCCGGTGTTCCTGCTGCTGGGGATCGTGCCCTACAATTTCTTTTCGCTTTCGTTGGCGGCCGCGACGCCCTCGCTGCAGTTCAATGCCGCGATTGTGAAGCGGGTACCATTTCCTCGTGTGCTGCTGCCGGTCGCGACGGTGTGTTCCCAAGCACTGCACTTTGCGGTGCAGCTGGCGCTGTTGGGGCTGTTCGTTCTTTTCTGGCGCGTACCGCCGACCGCGCACTGGCTCTGGTTGCCGTTGCTAGCGGGACTGGAGCTGGCATGGGTCGCGGGTGCGGCGACGCTCGCGTGCATGCTGAACGTGCGGGTCCGCGACATGCGCTACCTGGTCGAGTCGGGTTTGGTGGTCCTGTTCTGGCTCACCCCTGTCTTTTACTCGGCGGACGCGGTTCGCCTACGCGCCCCCCGATGGCTCTGGCATGTCTACTCGATGAATCCACTGGTGGGAATCATCGAGGGCGCTCGGAGGGCGGTTCTGGACGGCCGGCCCCCGGATTTCTCGACGCTGTCGGTCGCGGCGACGGTGACCGCACTGACTCTCGCGACGGCCTCGCTGGCGGCGCGCTGGATTGGACCGACCTGTGCGGACGAGCTGTAA
- a CDS encoding GspE/PulE family protein, with translation MNTPEGHSASARAPVAARGGRVRALLEQCGLLDSAQVEEVFRRARESGTTVIQAALTAGLVRETVLLEALARAMEVPYVRASEVTIPRESLEALPAKAVMQFRVLPWRIEDGALRVITSDPWVPGLADALRLASGRRVRFALSPAAEIEAAAKRLYGVGADTLERMIQDNRIEVAPEETLDKVDLSSLDQEASVVKFVNQIIWEAYQDRATDIHIEPQEFDLRVRYRIDGVLHQTPVPAQLKRFQSAVISRIKVMAGMDIAEKRLPQDGRISLRIRGEEIDVRVSTMPTVYGESVSLRLLMRSSGLLGMDKLGLSPRDEEILRRLITRPHGILLVTGPTGSGKSTSLYAWLHTINKTDLRIITVEDPIEYEMPGVNQVQIRPEIGLTFAVGLRHILRQDPDVIMVGEIRDKETAEIAIRAALTGHLVFSTLHTNDAAGAVTRLLDMGIEPFLVASSVEGLVAQRLVRRLCTSCRRPASVAPEFLRKVGFPIARLGEGGIWEPVGCEECRGTGFRGRTGIYEILVVDDAIRALVTARASANEIKAEAIRRGMRTLRDDGWSKVLDGVTTIEEVLRVSEEDEALAEG, from the coding sequence ATGAACACGCCAGAGGGCCACTCCGCCTCGGCGCGGGCGCCCGTCGCGGCGCGCGGCGGCCGCGTCCGTGCTCTATTGGAACAGTGTGGGTTGTTGGATTCTGCGCAGGTGGAGGAGGTGTTCCGCCGCGCGCGGGAGAGTGGAACGACCGTGATCCAGGCCGCCCTGACGGCGGGACTGGTGAGGGAGACTGTGCTGTTGGAGGCGCTCGCCCGGGCGATGGAGGTGCCGTATGTCCGAGCCTCGGAGGTGACGATCCCGCGCGAGTCGCTGGAGGCGCTGCCGGCGAAGGCGGTGATGCAGTTTCGGGTGCTACCGTGGCGGATCGAGGATGGCGCACTTCGGGTGATTACGAGTGATCCATGGGTGCCCGGGCTGGCCGATGCGCTGCGTTTGGCGAGCGGACGTCGGGTGCGGTTTGCGCTGAGCCCCGCGGCGGAAATCGAGGCGGCGGCGAAGCGACTCTACGGGGTGGGCGCGGACACGCTCGAACGGATGATCCAGGACAATCGGATCGAGGTGGCGCCGGAAGAAACGCTCGATAAGGTGGACCTCAGTTCGCTCGATCAGGAGGCTTCCGTCGTCAAGTTTGTCAACCAGATCATCTGGGAGGCCTACCAGGATCGTGCAACGGACATCCACATCGAGCCACAGGAGTTCGACCTGCGGGTGCGGTATCGGATCGACGGCGTGCTGCACCAGACGCCGGTGCCGGCGCAGCTGAAGCGGTTTCAATCGGCGGTGATCTCCCGCATCAAGGTGATGGCGGGGATGGACATCGCGGAGAAACGCTTGCCGCAGGACGGCCGGATCAGCCTTCGAATCCGCGGCGAAGAAATCGACGTGCGCGTCTCGACGATGCCGACCGTTTACGGAGAAAGCGTGAGTCTGCGGCTGCTGATGCGTTCGAGCGGACTGCTGGGAATGGACAAACTGGGGCTCTCGCCGCGGGATGAGGAGATTCTCCGTCGGCTGATCACCCGGCCGCACGGGATCCTGCTGGTGACCGGTCCGACCGGCTCGGGCAAGTCCACCTCGCTGTACGCGTGGCTGCACACGATCAATAAGACGGATCTGCGCATCATCACCGTTGAGGATCCGATAGAGTACGAGATGCCGGGGGTGAACCAGGTGCAGATTCGTCCCGAGATCGGGCTCACGTTCGCGGTGGGGCTGCGGCACATTCTGCGGCAGGATCCGGACGTGATCATGGTCGGTGAGATTCGTGACAAGGAGACCGCAGAGATCGCGATCCGCGCGGCGCTGACCGGGCATCTGGTGTTTAGCACCCTCCATACGAACGATGCGGCCGGCGCGGTGACACGGCTGCTCGACATGGGGATCGAGCCGTTTCTGGTCGCATCGTCGGTGGAAGGGCTGGTGGCCCAGCGTTTGGTGCGGCGGCTTTGCACCAGCTGTCGCCGGCCGGCATCGGTGGCGCCGGAATTCTTACGAAAGGTGGGGTTTCCGATCGCGCGGCTGGGGGAGGGAGGGATCTGGGAGCCGGTCGGCTGCGAGGAGTGCCGCGGCACGGGATTTCGCGGCCGAACGGGAATCTATGAGATTTTGGTGGTGGACGACGCGATTCGTGCGCTGGTCACCGCACGCGCGTCCGCCAACGAGATCAAGGCCGAGGCGATTCGGCGGGGTATGCGCACACTGCGCGACGATGGCTGGAGCAAGGTGTTGGACGGGGTGACAACCATCGAGGAAGTGCTGCGCGTGTCGGAGGAGGACGAGGCGCTGGCGGAGGGCTGA
- a CDS encoding glycoside hydrolase: protein MNCVLLLSIALSSTATAVLAQRPPPPPDDGPWNRDIQLWRWGDPHQTEKVATFERAGVVTLARLGDGRLIAAHQHFPADDPQNFDTVAVRFSSDEGHTWTPPRVIQMAGLPEWMRFPFDPTLVPLPDGRLRLYFTGNRRRPAGGQSVPAIYSAITTDGVAYVFEPGVRFAITNRPVIDCAAVGYRGVVHLYAPDNGPSEPLGEPPSPRQGIAYHAVSRDGLNFVRAPDVRIPGNRRWLGNVVVDGGRLVFFGTADAGMPAEGPGALVWMASSSDGERWSAPVNLPLRGADPAAVRLRDGAWLIAVTSEPVRREAPPTTPPRERGSTPAAPPRLSRTVPQDAGSTNAPLLIGVGLHIEPFGAVRAPPPPADWLPRSPARPPPSAPHRLDYRDPELFRRHVTDIRQLANLVERFGGRLTVQAQTPFTRIAAETGETILLELERRGHEIALHFHEDAHLGPDCNTLDVADWAAAMRSEVEWIRRAGARGPIRCWSGGNLYTGVLAAAATAGLEVMCDHKNPRRQSTDIRLLGIHPWRPAGGPADDDINAFAHHDPTARIVYLPDGLFSRPDHAGMRRAELAGGDWRYFDMLTEGLELSLRAARADRVNVFHITLHPGEFRGRPDHPFAVIEAWFAQVVSPLVKEGRARWATFSQMADAYLAWERANPGTSPRPEQRPAATSAAPALASLLWSTRTTGAVSTRAPTPCFD, encoded by the coding sequence ATGAACTGCGTCCTCCTGTTGTCGATCGCGCTGTCTAGCACCGCGACCGCTGTGCTCGCCCAGCGGCCACCACCTCCTCCCGACGACGGGCCTTGGAACCGCGACATCCAACTCTGGCGTTGGGGAGATCCACACCAGACCGAAAAGGTGGCGACCTTTGAGCGGGCGGGAGTGGTCACGCTCGCTCGCCTTGGAGACGGGCGACTGATCGCCGCTCATCAGCACTTTCCCGCCGATGATCCGCAGAATTTCGACACTGTCGCCGTGCGGTTCTCTTCCGACGAGGGACACACCTGGACGCCGCCGCGCGTGATCCAGATGGCCGGCCTGCCCGAGTGGATGCGATTCCCTTTTGACCCCACCCTCGTCCCTCTGCCGGACGGCCGCCTGCGACTGTATTTCACCGGCAACCGTCGGCGGCCCGCGGGCGGGCAGTCCGTGCCCGCGATCTATTCTGCGATCACCACCGACGGGGTCGCCTATGTCTTCGAGCCCGGCGTGCGGTTCGCGATCACGAACCGGCCCGTGATTGACTGTGCGGCAGTCGGGTATCGCGGCGTGGTGCACCTGTACGCACCGGACAACGGGCCCTCAGAACCTCTGGGTGAACCCCCCTCCCCGAGGCAGGGCATCGCGTATCACGCCGTCAGCCGAGACGGCCTGAACTTCGTGCGTGCGCCGGATGTACGAATCCCCGGCAACCGGCGATGGCTGGGCAACGTCGTCGTCGACGGCGGCCGTCTGGTGTTTTTCGGAACCGCGGACGCTGGGATGCCCGCCGAAGGGCCCGGCGCCCTCGTCTGGATGGCCAGCAGCAGTGATGGTGAGCGATGGTCGGCGCCAGTGAATCTGCCACTTCGCGGCGCCGATCCCGCCGCAGTCCGACTGCGCGATGGCGCCTGGCTGATCGCAGTTACCAGCGAACCGGTTCGACGCGAGGCTCCTCCAACCACCCCACCGCGGGAACGAGGATCGACACCAGCGGCCCCACCCCGCCTCTCCCGGACGGTGCCGCAGGACGCCGGCTCCACCAATGCGCCGCTGCTCATCGGCGTTGGCCTCCACATCGAACCGTTTGGTGCGGTGCGCGCGCCGCCGCCTCCCGCCGACTGGTTGCCGCGCTCTCCCGCTCGCCCTCCACCATCGGCACCGCACCGTCTCGACTACCGCGATCCGGAACTCTTCCGACGCCATGTGACGGACATCCGCCAGCTCGCCAACCTTGTCGAAAGATTCGGGGGCCGCCTCACCGTCCAGGCGCAGACACCGTTCACACGCATCGCCGCCGAAACCGGCGAAACGATTCTCCTGGAGCTCGAACGCCGGGGACACGAAATTGCGCTGCACTTCCACGAGGACGCGCACCTCGGCCCCGACTGTAACACCCTCGACGTCGCCGACTGGGCGGCCGCGATGCGCAGCGAGGTCGAATGGATCCGGCGAGCCGGCGCTCGCGGACCCATTCGCTGCTGGAGCGGCGGCAACCTCTACACCGGCGTGCTCGCCGCGGCCGCCACCGCCGGGCTGGAAGTGATGTGCGACCACAAAAACCCACGCCGCCAGAGTACCGACATCCGCTTGCTCGGCATCCATCCCTGGCGACCTGCCGGAGGCCCGGCCGATGACGACATCAACGCGTTCGCGCACCATGATCCCACCGCCAGAATCGTCTACCTCCCCGACGGCCTCTTCTCGCGGCCCGATCACGCGGGGATGCGGCGCGCTGAACTCGCCGGCGGCGACTGGCGCTACTTTGACATGCTGACCGAAGGCCTCGAACTCTCCCTGCGCGCCGCCCGGGCCGACCGCGTGAACGTGTTCCACATCACCCTCCATCCAGGTGAGTTCCGCGGCCGCCCCGACCATCCCTTCGCCGTCATCGAGGCATGGTTCGCGCAGGTCGTCTCTCCGCTCGTGAAGGAGGGCCGTGCGCGGTGGGCCACCTTTTCACAAATGGCCGACGCTTACCTCGCCTGGGAACGCGCGAACCCCGGCACCTCGCCACGTCCCGAGCAAAGACCGGCGGCCACCTCAGCAGCCCCCGCCCTCGCGTCACTTCTGTGGTCTACGCGCACGACTGGGGCTGTGTCGACCCGAGCACCGACACCCTGCTTCGACTGA
- a CDS encoding ATP-binding cassette domain-containing protein: MQATADVLARFDGVGKAFRTVRHPPLLAEALWRRLTRRERPAMLWALRGVSLELRRGERVALVGPNGAGKSTLLTLLAGTTRPTMGTVEVRGRVAALLDLGAGVHPDLTGRENIWLLGSLLGLSRAQIQARADQIEAFADIPEFLDAPLRTYSSGMLLRLAFAVLIHTDPDIVAVDEVLAAADQKFQARCFDWLAEFTRRGGAAIVVSHALERIRWFCARAVWLEGGQVRADGPMADVIRAYEGGA, from the coding sequence TTGCAAGCGACGGCGGACGTCTTGGCGCGGTTCGACGGTGTCGGCAAAGCGTTTCGGACGGTCCGGCATCCGCCGCTGTTGGCCGAGGCGCTGTGGCGGCGACTTACGCGGCGGGAGCGGCCGGCCATGCTGTGGGCGCTGCGGGGGGTTTCGCTGGAGTTGCGGCGGGGGGAGCGGGTGGCGCTGGTGGGGCCGAACGGCGCAGGGAAGTCCACGCTGTTGACATTGTTGGCCGGCACCACGCGGCCGACGATGGGAACCGTGGAGGTGCGCGGCCGGGTGGCGGCGTTGCTGGATCTGGGCGCAGGTGTTCATCCCGACCTCACCGGGCGTGAGAACATCTGGCTGCTCGGTTCGCTGCTGGGGCTGAGCCGCGCGCAGATTCAGGCGCGGGCCGACCAGATTGAAGCGTTCGCGGACATCCCGGAGTTTCTGGACGCCCCGCTGCGCACCTACTCGTCGGGGATGCTGCTGCGGCTCGCATTTGCGGTGCTGATCCACACGGATCCGGACATTGTGGCGGTGGACGAGGTGCTCGCCGCCGCAGACCAGAAGTTTCAGGCACGCTGCTTTGACTGGCTGGCGGAGTTCACCCGGCGCGGCGGCGCCGCGATCGTGGTGAGTCATGCGCTGGAGCGCATCCGTTGGTTCTGCGCTCGGGCGGTGTGGCTTGAGGGCGGGCAGGTGCGCGCGGACGGACCGATGGCGGACGTGATCCGGGCGTATGAGGGGGGCGCGTGA
- the thiC gene encoding phosphomethylpyrimidine synthase ThiC produces MSERTLLESARAGETPPEVFEVARNEGRSAEEIRTGLAMGRIVIPANRRHTHLQPVGVGRTLRTKVNANIGSSPLAGSLEGEIAKLQVALEAGADAVMDLSTGPESARIRRELLARCPKPFGTVPLYEAAAAADDPADLEPEDWLRTIERHAADGVDFMTVHAGLLRAHIPLARRRLVGIVSRGGGLLAHWMSRRREENPLYTRFEDVLAICRTYEVTLSLGDGLRPGCLADASDEAQMAELTVLGELVRRARNAGVQAMVEGPGHIPLDQIEFNMRRERELCDDAPFYVLGPVVADCAAGRDHIAAAIGGAWAALHGAAMLCYVTPAEHLGLPDADDVREGVAVFRLAAHAADTALRRPGARERDDAMSRARHRFDWPEQFRLSLDPPRARAVWERTRAAAGLPPEPGAAEPCTMCGPKFCPMRGAGIVTGE; encoded by the coding sequence ATGTCCGAGCGCACGCTGTTGGAGTCGGCCCGCGCTGGCGAGACGCCGCCAGAGGTGTTCGAGGTCGCCCGCAACGAGGGACGTTCGGCGGAGGAGATTCGAACGGGGCTGGCGATGGGCAGGATTGTGATTCCCGCAAATCGGCGGCACACCCATTTGCAGCCCGTCGGGGTGGGCCGCACGCTCCGCACCAAAGTCAATGCGAACATCGGAAGCTCCCCGCTGGCGGGTTCACTCGAGGGCGAGATCGCCAAACTTCAGGTCGCTCTGGAAGCCGGAGCCGATGCAGTGATGGACCTGAGCACCGGACCGGAATCCGCGAGGATTCGCCGCGAGCTCCTCGCCCGATGCCCCAAACCGTTCGGAACTGTCCCGCTGTACGAGGCGGCGGCTGCAGCGGACGACCCGGCTGATCTGGAACCGGAGGACTGGCTTCGGACGATCGAGCGCCATGCGGCCGATGGCGTGGACTTCATGACGGTGCACGCCGGTCTGCTGCGCGCGCACATCCCGCTGGCGCGCCGTCGGCTCGTCGGGATTGTCAGCCGCGGCGGCGGCCTGCTCGCGCACTGGATGAGCCGTCGTCGCGAAGAAAACCCCCTCTACACCCGGTTTGAGGATGTGTTGGCAATCTGCCGCACGTACGAAGTTACGCTCTCGCTCGGCGACGGTCTGCGGCCGGGCTGTCTGGCCGACGCTTCCGACGAGGCGCAGATGGCCGAACTCACCGTGCTCGGCGAACTCGTCCGGCGCGCCCGCAATGCCGGCGTGCAGGCAATGGTGGAAGGTCCCGGTCACATACCGCTCGACCAGATCGAATTCAACATGCGCCGCGAACGGGAACTCTGCGACGACGCACCGTTCTACGTTCTGGGACCGGTCGTGGCCGACTGCGCGGCCGGCCGCGACCACATCGCCGCGGCGATCGGCGGCGCCTGGGCGGCACTCCATGGCGCCGCGATGCTCTGTTACGTCACGCCAGCCGAACACCTCGGTCTTCCGGACGCGGACGACGTGCGCGAAGGTGTCGCGGTGTTTCGGCTGGCCGCCCATGCGGCGGACACCGCCCTGCGTCGGCCGGGAGCACGCGAGCGTGACGACGCGATGTCACGAGCGCGACATCGCTTCGACTGGCCCGAACAGTTTCGGCTCTCACTCGATCCGCCTCGCGCGCGCGCGGTTTGGGAGCGCACACGCGCCGCCGCCGGGCTTCCGCCGGAGCCGGGCGCGGCCGAGCCCTGTACGATGTGCGGCCCGAAGTTCTGCCCGATGCGGGGAGCCGGGATCGTCACCGGGGAATGA
- a CDS encoding type II secretion system F family protein produces MATFRYLARARDGRRLEGCLEAADRHAALAELARMDCVPVRVEEAAAVELAPSAGRFRLRRRASPPRMATRQMLQFTRELSDLVGSGMTLGEALHALARRGGGGEAATAVISDLRDQIVQGRSLSDALAAHPATFPPLYVSMVRAGEAAGTLAASLERLAAHFERAQETREKILMALTYPGIVLLVGSLTVVFIMVFVIPRFASMFAELGSTLPLPTRILIGLSRSLTGVRGLILIAAILLAVIAARRGLATEAGREWWHRTQLRLPVIGRVVRAAAFAQFAQTLGSLLANGVPVLSALTIVERTIGNRVIAREIRQARERVTDGSTISRPLAAGKVFPTLLTDMLAVGERTGDMPGALAHIARRYEAELDRTLKLFITILEPALIVAIATLVGFVAISMLAAVFDLTSGLRT; encoded by the coding sequence ATGGCGACCTTCCGCTATTTGGCGCGGGCGCGCGACGGGCGCCGACTGGAGGGTTGTCTGGAGGCGGCGGACCGTCACGCTGCGCTTGCAGAGCTGGCCCGGATGGACTGTGTACCGGTCCGAGTGGAGGAGGCCGCTGCGGTGGAACTGGCGCCATCCGCGGGGCGGTTTCGGCTGCGTCGTCGGGCCAGTCCGCCGCGCATGGCAACGCGCCAGATGCTGCAGTTTACGCGAGAGCTAAGCGACCTTGTGGGCTCGGGGATGACGTTGGGGGAGGCGTTGCACGCGCTCGCGCGGCGGGGCGGTGGCGGGGAGGCGGCCACCGCGGTGATCAGCGATCTGCGTGACCAGATCGTGCAGGGCCGGAGCCTCTCCGATGCGCTGGCGGCCCACCCTGCCACATTCCCCCCGCTGTACGTCAGCATGGTTCGGGCGGGCGAGGCGGCGGGAACGCTGGCCGCTTCGTTGGAGCGGCTGGCGGCGCATTTTGAACGTGCGCAGGAGACACGCGAGAAGATTCTGATGGCGCTGACCTATCCCGGCATTGTGCTGTTGGTGGGCAGTCTCACGGTGGTCTTCATCATGGTCTTCGTCATTCCGCGGTTTGCGAGCATGTTCGCCGAGCTGGGCAGTACATTGCCGTTGCCCACGCGGATTTTGATTGGCCTCAGCCGCTCGCTGACGGGTGTGCGGGGACTGATCCTGATTGCGGCCATTCTGCTGGCGGTGATCGCGGCGCGACGCGGGCTGGCCACCGAGGCGGGCCGTGAATGGTGGCATCGAACGCAATTGCGATTGCCGGTGATCGGGCGGGTGGTGCGCGCCGCCGCATTTGCACAGTTCGCACAGACACTCGGTTCGCTGTTGGCGAATGGAGTGCCAGTGCTCTCAGCGTTGACGATCGTGGAGCGCACGATCGGCAACCGGGTAATCGCGCGTGAAATCCGTCAGGCACGGGAACGCGTGACGGACGGTTCCACTATCTCCCGCCCGCTGGCCGCGGGCAAGGTGTTTCCGACATTGCTGACGGACATGCTCGCGGTCGGCGAGCGGACCGGCGACATGCCTGGCGCCCTCGCGCACATCGCGCGGCGCTACGAGGCGGAACTCGACCGCACGTTGAAGCTCTTCATTACGATCCTGGAGCCCGCGCTGATCGTGGCGATCGCGACCCTGGTGGGGTTTGTTGCCATCAGCATGCTGGCCGCCGTGTTCGACCTGACCAGCGGCCTGCGCACCTGA